DNA sequence from the Caulobacter segnis genome:
CGCCGAAAACCGCCGAGACCAAGCCCGCCGCCGACGCCGCCAAGACGGCCGAGGCGCCGAAGGCCGCCACGGCCCAGCCGGCCGCGCCGGCCCCGGTCGCCGCGCCTGTCGTCGCCCCGGTCCAGGCCGAGGTCGTCGCCGAGGCCGCGCCGGTCGCCGACGTGGCGACGGCCGAAGCCGCCGTGGAAACCGTCGAGGCCGCCGCGCCGGACGTCGCGTCGACCACCACCAAGACCGCCGAGGCCCCCAAGGCCGCGCCGGCGCCGCTGGCCGCCCAGGCCAAGGCCGCCGACGCCGTGGCCGTCGAGACCGCCCAGGCCGTCACGGCCGTCGCCGCCGGGTCCGCCGGCGCCGGGGGCGAGACGACGACCGACGGCAAGGGTTCGGACAACAACAACACCGCGACGGTCGCCGCGATCGACGCGCCCGCCGCGACCGCCGCCGTGGCGGACACCAACGCCCTGGCCGCGCCGGCCCCGGCCGTCCAGGCCCAGGCCGCCAGCGCCTCGGCCCCGGCCGCCGCGCCGGCCCCGGTGCGCGGCTCGCCCGAGACGGTGGCGGCCCTGTCGGCCGAGATCATCAAGAAGGCCGACGCCAAGACCACCCGCTTCGACGTCGCCCTGACGCCGGAAGGCCTGGGCAAGGTCGACGTGCGCATCGAGATCGGCCGCGACGGCGCCCTGACCGCCTCGATGAAGTTCGACACGGTCCACGCCGCCCAGGAGCTGCGCAACAAGGCCGGCGAGCTGCGCCAGGCCCTGGCCGACGCCGGCTTCAACGTCGCCGACAACGCCCTGAGCTTCGACGTCTCCAGCCAGAACGGCGGCCAGAGCCAGAACCCCTTCTTCGCCTTCCAGGACTTCGGCGACCGGGGCCAGCGCGCCTTCACCGGCCGCGCGTTCCAGGCCGCCCTGACCGGCGAGGAAGACATCGTCATCACCCCCGAACTGCTGCCCGGCCTGAAGACGGCCGCCGACAGCGGTCTGGACATCCGGATCTAAGGAAGAGCCATGACCACCGCTGTCTCCTCGCAGAACACCTCGTCGGTCCTCGACAAGATCAACAACTCGCGGACCTCCCTCGCCAACAACGAGCAGACGTTCCTGAAGCTGCTGACCACCCAGCTGAAGAACCAGGATCCGCTGTCGCCCACCGACACGACCCAGATGACCAGCCAGATCACCCAAATGACGGGCGTCGAGCAGCAGCTGGTCACCAACGACCTGCTGGCCGCCCTGGTCGGCATGAACACCGGCACGGGCCTGTCGGAAGGCGTCAACATGATCGGCAAGCAGATCACGGCGACCACCGACAACTCGACCCTGAAGAACGGCAAGGCCACCTTCTCGTGGAGCCAGCCGGGCGCCTCGACCTCGCTGACGGTCGAAGTGAAGAACGCCGCCGGCAAGGTGGTCCGGACCCTGAAGCCGGAAGACCAGAAGAGCGGCAGCCACACCATCACCTGGGACGGCAAGGACGACAGCGGGGTCCAGCTGTCCGACGGCGGGGTCTACACCATCGCCGTGACCGCCAAGGGCGCCGACGGCAAGGAGCTGAAGGCCACGAACGTCAAGGGCCG
Encoded proteins:
- a CDS encoding flagellar hook-length control protein FliK; amino-acid sequence: MTAIAAPTAALPAAPAPSASAKSSNDGFDALLAIAGQDDEAPAPRASRSESKSEPREDRSREDRDVKTADKPARDTSKADAKAADRADAAQDARADRADAAGKAADRAADRASDKADATQDAKTDKADAAGDKADAAADKASDAAQVDTTDAAAQAAAAQAAATLIAAMTTPVQAPVQVEPTADAQPAVEAAGADQAADFTAAVAAAQTAPVAAQAAPVAQEAQATTAQPTAAQAQPTATTAQAAAPQGQAVDAAALEALAQLATEEPTPVSAEDLAAPKTAETKPAADAAKTAEAPKAATAQPAAPAPVAAPVVAPVQAEVVAEAAPVADVATAEAAVETVEAAAPDVASTTTKTAEAPKAAPAPLAAQAKAADAVAVETAQAVTAVAAGSAGAGGETTTDGKGSDNNNTATVAAIDAPAATAAVADTNALAAPAPAVQAQAASASAPAAAPAPVRGSPETVAALSAEIIKKADAKTTRFDVALTPEGLGKVDVRIEIGRDGALTASMKFDTVHAAQELRNKAGELRQALADAGFNVADNALSFDVSSQNGGQSQNPFFAFQDFGDRGQRAFTGRAFQAALTGEEDIVITPELLPGLKTAADSGLDIRI
- a CDS encoding flagellar hook assembly protein FlgD is translated as MTTAVSSQNTSSVLDKINNSRTSLANNEQTFLKLLTTQLKNQDPLSPTDTTQMTSQITQMTGVEQQLVTNDLLAALVGMNTGTGLSEGVNMIGKQITATTDNSTLKNGKATFSWSQPGASTSLTVEVKNAAGKVVRTLKPEDQKSGSHTITWDGKDDSGVQLSDGGVYTIAVTAKGADGKELKATNVKGRAEGLVTAVDNSTGSPMVIVDGQSIPVDSVIAITAAASNSNANTQTEQEAA